From a single Accipiter gentilis chromosome 8, bAccGen1.1, whole genome shotgun sequence genomic region:
- the LOC126041938 gene encoding excitatory amino acid transporter 4-like isoform X3, with the protein MSEQSHVNSLFLNEDAAKRLNAESRVQRLRQAVQKRAARAKKRMHSITADSAKSFFRRNAFVLFTIVAVLLGIILAFSLRPYQLTYRQIKYFSFPGELLMRMLQMLVLPLIVSSLITGMASLDGRASGKMGMRAVVYYMVTTIIAVFIGILMVIIIHPGKGSKDKLHREGRIEQVQTTDAFMDLVRNMFPPNLVEACFKQYKTQYSTRVFTRTVLHSTNVTAGVTTTQIPVPENFTSILENVTHALGTISEVLTFEEVIPIPGSANGVNALGLVVFSMCFGLVIGSMKQKGRALREFFNCLNEAIMRLVAIIIW; encoded by the exons ATGAGCGAGCAGAGCCATGTCAACAGCCTGTTCCTCAACGAGGACGCAGCCAAGCGGCTCAATGCCGAGAGCCGGGTGCAGCGCTTACGGCAGGCGGTGCAGAAGCGGGCAGCGCGGGCCAAGAAGCGGATGCACAGCATCACTGCCGACAGCGCTAAAAGCTTCTTCAGGAGAAACGCCTTCGTCCTCTTCACCATTGTTGCAGTCTTACTAG GGATCATCCTGGCATTTTCCCTTCGGCCGTACCAGCTGACCTATCGCCAGATCAAGTATTTCTCCTTCCCCGGCGAGCTGCTGATGCGTATGCTGCAGATGTTGGTTCTTCCTCTCATTGTCTCTAGCTTGATTACAG GAATGGCCTCGCTGGATGGCAGAGCCTCAGGGAAGATGGGGATGCGGGCTGTCGTCTACTACATGGTGACCACGATCATAGCAGTCTTCATTGGCATCCTCATGGTGATCATCATCCACCCAGGAAAAGGATCTAAGGACAAGCTTCACCGAGAAGGCAGAATTGAGCAGGTGCAGACCACAGATGCCTTCATGGACTTGGTGAG GAATATGTTCCCGCCCAACCTGGTAGAAGCCTGCTTCAAACAG TACAAGACGCAGTACagcaccagggtcttcaccagaACCGTCCTCCACAGCACCAATGTCACAGCAGGTGTGACAACCACTCAGATCCCTGTGCCTGAGAACTTCACCAGCATCCTGGAGAACGTCACTCATGCCCTGGGGACCATCTCCGAGGTGCTGACCTTTGAAGAAGTCATTCCCATCCCGGGCTCAGCCAATGGGGTGAACGCGCTGGGGCTGGTAGTGTTCTCCATGTGCTTCGGTTTGGTGATCGGCAGCATGAAGCAGAAGGGACGGGCCCTGCGGGAGTTCTTTAACTGCCTCAACGAAGCCATCATGAGGCTGGTGGCCATTATCATCTGGTGA
- the LOC126041938 gene encoding excitatory amino acid transporter 4-like isoform X1 → MSEQSHVNSLFLNEDAAKRLNAESRVQRLRQAVQKRAARAKKRMHSITADSAKSFFRRNAFVLFTIVAVLLGIILAFSLRPYQLTYRQIKYFSFPGELLMRMLQMLVLPLIVSSLITGMASLDGRASGKMGMRAVVYYMVTTIIAVFIGILMVIIIHPGKGSKDKLHREGRIEQVQTTDAFMDLVRNMFPPNLVEACFKQYKTQYSTRVFTRTVLHSTNVTAGVTTTQIPVPENFTSILENVTHALGTISEVLTFEEVIPIPGSANGVNALGLVVFSMCFGLVIGSMKQKGRALREFFNCLNEAIMRLVAIIIWYAPVGIMFLIAGKILEMDDLAVMGGQLGMYTLTVIVGLLIHALCILPLLYFIVTHRNPWVFIAGLLQALITALGTSSSSATLPITFRCLEENNGVDRRITRFVLPVGATINMDGTALYEALAAIFIAQVNNYELDFGQIITISITATAASIGAAGIPQAGLVTMVIVLTSVGLPTEDITLIIAVDWFLDRLRTTTNVLGDSLGAGIVEHLSRRELDAQDCELDYLSNFSRKH, encoded by the exons ATGAGCGAGCAGAGCCATGTCAACAGCCTGTTCCTCAACGAGGACGCAGCCAAGCGGCTCAATGCCGAGAGCCGGGTGCAGCGCTTACGGCAGGCGGTGCAGAAGCGGGCAGCGCGGGCCAAGAAGCGGATGCACAGCATCACTGCCGACAGCGCTAAAAGCTTCTTCAGGAGAAACGCCTTCGTCCTCTTCACCATTGTTGCAGTCTTACTAG GGATCATCCTGGCATTTTCCCTTCGGCCGTACCAGCTGACCTATCGCCAGATCAAGTATTTCTCCTTCCCCGGCGAGCTGCTGATGCGTATGCTGCAGATGTTGGTTCTTCCTCTCATTGTCTCTAGCTTGATTACAG GAATGGCCTCGCTGGATGGCAGAGCCTCAGGGAAGATGGGGATGCGGGCTGTCGTCTACTACATGGTGACCACGATCATAGCAGTCTTCATTGGCATCCTCATGGTGATCATCATCCACCCAGGAAAAGGATCTAAGGACAAGCTTCACCGAGAAGGCAGAATTGAGCAGGTGCAGACCACAGATGCCTTCATGGACTTGGTGAG GAATATGTTCCCGCCCAACCTGGTAGAAGCCTGCTTCAAACAG TACAAGACGCAGTACagcaccagggtcttcaccagaACCGTCCTCCACAGCACCAATGTCACAGCAGGTGTGACAACCACTCAGATCCCTGTGCCTGAGAACTTCACCAGCATCCTGGAGAACGTCACTCATGCCCTGGGGACCATCTCCGAGGTGCTGACCTTTGAAGAAGTCATTCCCATCCCGGGCTCAGCCAATGGGGTGAACGCGCTGGGGCTGGTAGTGTTCTCCATGTGCTTCGGTTTGGTGATCGGCAGCATGAAGCAGAAGGGACGGGCCCTGCGGGAGTTCTTTAACTGCCTCAACGAAGCCATCATGAGGCTGGTGGCCATTATCATCTG GTACGCTCCAGTTGGAATCATGTTTTTAATTGCTGGCAAAATCCTGGAGATGGATGATCTAGCAGTGATGGGAGGTCAGCTGGGGATGTACACGCTCACTGTCATCGTTGGACTCCTCATTCATGCCCTCTGCATCCTGCCACTGCTTTACTTCATCGTCACTCACAGAAACCCCTGGGTATTCATTGCAGGGCTTCTGCAGGCCCTCATCACAGCCCTGGGCACCTCCTCAAG CTCAGCGACTCTACCCATCACCTTCAGGTGCCTAGAAGAAAATAATGGTGTGGACAGGCGCATCACGAGGTTTGTTCTGCCTGTGGGAGCTACAATTAACATGGATGGCACTGCTCTGTACGAGGCCCTTGCAGCCATCTTTATTGCACAAGTCAACAACTATGAACTTGACTTCGGGCAGATCATCACAATAAG CATCACTGCCACAGCAGCCAGCATTGGAGCCGCAGGTATTCCCCAGGCAGGACTGGTGACAATGGTTATAGTGTTGACATCAGTGGGGCTGCCTACTGAAGACATTACGCTGATCATCGCTGTGGACTGGTTTCT GGATCGCCTTAGAACAACCACCAATGTCCTGGGGGATTCTCTGGGGGCTGGCATTGTGGAGCATCTCTCCCGGCGTGAGCTGGATGCGCAGGACTGCGAACTTG actatttgTCCAACTTTTCAAGAAAGCATTGA
- the LOC126041938 gene encoding excitatory amino acid transporter 4-like isoform X2 — MSEQSHVNSLFLNEDAAKRLNAESRVQRLRQAVQKRAARAKKRMHSITADSAKSFFRRNAFVLFTIVAVLLGIILAFSLRPYQLTYRQIKYFSFPGELLMRMLQMLVLPLIVSSLITGMASLDGRASGKMGMRAVVYYMVTTIIAVFIGILMVIIIHPGKGSKDKLHREGRIEQVQTTDAFMDLVRNMFPPNLVEACFKQYKTQYSTRVFTRTVLHSTNVTAGVTTTQIPVPENFTSILENVTHALGTISEVLTFEEVIPIPGSANGVNALGLVVFSMCFGLVIGSMKQKGRALREFFNCLNEAIMRLVAIIIWYAPVGIMFLIAGKILEMDDLAVMGGQLGMYTLTVIVGLLIHALCILPLLYFIVTHRNPWVFIAGLLQALITALGTSSSSATLPITFRCLEENNGVDRRITRFVLPVGATINMDGTALYEALAAIFIAQVNNYELDFGQIITISITATAASIGAAGIPQAGLVTMVIVLTSVGLPTEDITLIIAVDWFLDRLRTTTNVLGDSLGAGIVEHLSRRELDAQDCELD, encoded by the exons ATGAGCGAGCAGAGCCATGTCAACAGCCTGTTCCTCAACGAGGACGCAGCCAAGCGGCTCAATGCCGAGAGCCGGGTGCAGCGCTTACGGCAGGCGGTGCAGAAGCGGGCAGCGCGGGCCAAGAAGCGGATGCACAGCATCACTGCCGACAGCGCTAAAAGCTTCTTCAGGAGAAACGCCTTCGTCCTCTTCACCATTGTTGCAGTCTTACTAG GGATCATCCTGGCATTTTCCCTTCGGCCGTACCAGCTGACCTATCGCCAGATCAAGTATTTCTCCTTCCCCGGCGAGCTGCTGATGCGTATGCTGCAGATGTTGGTTCTTCCTCTCATTGTCTCTAGCTTGATTACAG GAATGGCCTCGCTGGATGGCAGAGCCTCAGGGAAGATGGGGATGCGGGCTGTCGTCTACTACATGGTGACCACGATCATAGCAGTCTTCATTGGCATCCTCATGGTGATCATCATCCACCCAGGAAAAGGATCTAAGGACAAGCTTCACCGAGAAGGCAGAATTGAGCAGGTGCAGACCACAGATGCCTTCATGGACTTGGTGAG GAATATGTTCCCGCCCAACCTGGTAGAAGCCTGCTTCAAACAG TACAAGACGCAGTACagcaccagggtcttcaccagaACCGTCCTCCACAGCACCAATGTCACAGCAGGTGTGACAACCACTCAGATCCCTGTGCCTGAGAACTTCACCAGCATCCTGGAGAACGTCACTCATGCCCTGGGGACCATCTCCGAGGTGCTGACCTTTGAAGAAGTCATTCCCATCCCGGGCTCAGCCAATGGGGTGAACGCGCTGGGGCTGGTAGTGTTCTCCATGTGCTTCGGTTTGGTGATCGGCAGCATGAAGCAGAAGGGACGGGCCCTGCGGGAGTTCTTTAACTGCCTCAACGAAGCCATCATGAGGCTGGTGGCCATTATCATCTG GTACGCTCCAGTTGGAATCATGTTTTTAATTGCTGGCAAAATCCTGGAGATGGATGATCTAGCAGTGATGGGAGGTCAGCTGGGGATGTACACGCTCACTGTCATCGTTGGACTCCTCATTCATGCCCTCTGCATCCTGCCACTGCTTTACTTCATCGTCACTCACAGAAACCCCTGGGTATTCATTGCAGGGCTTCTGCAGGCCCTCATCACAGCCCTGGGCACCTCCTCAAG CTCAGCGACTCTACCCATCACCTTCAGGTGCCTAGAAGAAAATAATGGTGTGGACAGGCGCATCACGAGGTTTGTTCTGCCTGTGGGAGCTACAATTAACATGGATGGCACTGCTCTGTACGAGGCCCTTGCAGCCATCTTTATTGCACAAGTCAACAACTATGAACTTGACTTCGGGCAGATCATCACAATAAG CATCACTGCCACAGCAGCCAGCATTGGAGCCGCAGGTATTCCCCAGGCAGGACTGGTGACAATGGTTATAGTGTTGACATCAGTGGGGCTGCCTACTGAAGACATTACGCTGATCATCGCTGTGGACTGGTTTCT GGATCGCCTTAGAACAACCACCAATGTCCTGGGGGATTCTCTGGGGGCTGGCATTGTGGAGCATCTCTCCCGGCGTGAGCTGGATGCGCAGGACTGCGAACTTG ACTAA